Within Peromyscus leucopus breed LL Stock chromosome 7, UCI_PerLeu_2.1, whole genome shotgun sequence, the genomic segment GCAGGTACATGAATGCAAGGGAACCAAAGAAGACAGCAACAGCTGATATGTGGGAGCTGCAGGTGCTAAAGGCTTTGGACCTGCCCTCAGTGGATTTAATCCGGAGGATGCTGGCAATGATGAAGACATAAGAGCTCAGTATAGTCAGAGTTGGAATAAAGATGTTAAAAGCACTGAAACACAGAACTACTACTTCATTAATAAACGTGTCAGAACAAGAGAGCTCCAGAAGTGGAAAAAGATCACAGAAGTAATGGTTTATTACATCAGCCTTACAGAAATGCACTCTTAACATGCAGACTGTGTGAGTTGTGGCCCCAATCAAAGCCATGCTATACACTCCAAATATCATCCAGGAACAGACTTGATAGGACATCATAGCATTGTAAAGCAAGGGGTTACAGATGGCAACATAGCGGTCATATGCCATTGCAGCCAACATGTGACACTCTGCAATTccaaaaaccaggaagaaatagaGCTGAGTCATGCATTCAGGGTAGGAGATGATGTTCTTCACTGTCACAAAGTTCACCAGCATTTTGGGGGTAATGACAGTGGAATGGCAGAGGTCAATGAAGGAGAGActgctgaggaagaagtacatgggcgTGTGCAGGTGGGAGCTGAGCAGGATCAGGATGATCATGCCCAGGTTCCCCACCATTGTCACTGCATAGATtccgaggaagaggaagaagagagacagctGTAGTTCTGGTTTGTCTGTTAATCCAGCAAGGATGAACTCAGTCACTCTGGAAAGATTTCCTTGTAACATTTTCTTCTGGGAGTTCTAtgtggaaagagaaggggaaaatgagaTAATATCTATTATATTATTACATACTGAGGTATGAAAGAGAATTCAAGCTTTCATTTTGCCTAGCATCTTCAATTTTCTGACAGCTATTCTTACATGATAGCCATCTAAGTCTTTAGGCTTCCCAACACATGGCACTTGTAATTAAATATAAGATACATCTGTCCCTGTTTGTGACTTTTGCCATAAAAGTGGTGGTACTCAGCTTATGGACAACTAAGGAGAGATCTGATGCATTCAGCAGAGTCTGCTAAGGACTTTTCATGACTCATTTGTAGTTCTCCCAatcaagagaaaaacatttttctgTGTTACAATAAGAGTAGCATccacacaaagacaaaagaaCACCAGGCACATATACAACTCATCTTCTACTTAATGGTGGTGACCTAAAGGCTTTCTCCATAAAGTAATGAACAGTATAAGTTGAACTCTTCTtgcaggctgcaagaatatattatagagattcagctgtgtattaaagctatctATACCTTGATCGGCCAAGAGTCCTGTCAAGAgacaagccatttattatgaatatttggtgctatccagcctttaatatttgaGCTATACTCTATTATGAAATTTTTGCATGGCCAAATattttcagacctgctgaacttctaggtaattTCCCCGTTGAAGCCAGTACCTGGATAAGGTCACATAAGCAAAGACAATCTGGCAGagacacatagctttgtttcttatgcAAATGAAGTTCAGACCACCCTCCTAACagaggcctagtggttctccagagcaactggctgagaacaaaagaggtttttacatatcaaggtgagagatagaacaacattcctgaggagacagagaaccacatgcccagggaaagaaagggcaggcattttctgtagaaatgCACAGAATGGCATGgcgaaagagaagagaggaagacaggtcccgtagagggtaagcagatcttggGTAGAGTTTTCTGTGTCAGGAGTAGAGAGTatcaaagatggagaaagaggatacagggGAAAAAATGAGGCTGGATGCACAGGAATTTAgtcattagcaggactatgagctgGGGAACTGGtcggaactgaagctatggaaacaggatttcattccagagaaataaagtaggcAGATAAAGAGTTTGGTATATCTAGAGTTATTTGTGCCCTAAATGCCTGACAGAGCtatagctgtattgatagaattctgtcttagaggaataaagttaagaGACACAAGAacatagtgtatgtagattttttttctcagatatcCCACGCTGGACATAGTACCCCGGACCCCTGGGTACTCCATATTCTCTTTCTTTAACCAACATTATAGTAGAAGTAAAGTTAGGGCAATCAGATAAGAATACAAAATCAAAAGGCATCTGAATtggaaagtaaataataaaactacctttgcatatatatgaatTAATTTTGTATACACAAAATTCCAAGAAATCTATTAGGAAGCgctgttatttatttaaagtttacCATGGAAGTGGGGCCCAAGATCATCAAGAAATGCAGCAAtcataaaaatccatttaaaatatcatggaaaatgttaaaacatttaggaataaaataaagacatataaGGTATTGCACTTGAAATTTTCAACATTGTCAAAAGGATAAACCATTACATACATGGAAAGACACCCCATCTTCATGGATTATAAGCTTTAACATTGTGAAAGGACAATAATTCCCAAACTAGTCTAAAAGTTTGGTGTAATCCTAATGaaaatccaaaatatttttaCTGCAATAATGGCATGCTGATCATAATTTCTCCACAAAATATAAGGGCCTTGATCTGGAAATGATCAGAACAAAcctaaaggaaaagaataaaattggaaTTTTCAAATTTCCCCAACTGAAAATATACTACAACCTTATAATATGCTCATAGTACAGATATGTCATGAGATATAAGGAAATTGGCAATCTGTTAAAAAATACATCTGCAAATTATTAAAGTTATGTGTTTAATAATAATTCAGTGTAGGAACA encodes:
- the LOC114691269 gene encoding olfactory receptor 150-like; this encodes MLQGNLSRVTEFILAGLTDKPELQLSLFFLFLGIYAVTMVGNLGMIILILLSSHLHTPMYFFLSSLSFIDLCHSTVITPKMLVNFVTVKNIISYPECMTQLYFFLVFGIAECHMLAAMAYDRYVAICNPLLYNAMMSYQVCSWMIFGVYSMALIGATTHTVCMLRVHFCKADVINHYFCDLFPLLELSCSDTFINEVVVLCFSAFNIFIPTLTILSSYVFIIASILRIKSTEGRSKAFSTCSSHISAVAVFFGSLAFMYLQPSSVSSMNQGKVSSVFYTIVVPMMNPLIYSLRNKDVKVALNKFLEQKFF